GTCAAGCAGAGACAGAGGAATGTACAGTCTTCATTGTCCAGTCCTATTTGGAAGCCAACATTTGGCAGGCCTAATAAAAAAGATAGGACTTCCCCTAAACCCATTGCCTCAATAGCATTGATCTTATTTGCCTGGTGTTAGTCACCACCTAAATGGAACTATTAAATTGATCACAGGGAGTGAACAATTTCTTATTTGCCTGATGTTGATCTTATTTGCCTGGTGTTAGTCACCACCTAAATGGAACTATTAAATTAATTACAGGGAGTTATGATGAAATGACTTGGGGATATTGTACATTTCTTGCTATGTACAGAATCCCTCGTTCACTCTCTTTTGCACATGCTCATCAGTAGTTAATTGTAAAAGATGAAATCCTACACATGTCTAGAAGATTAACATTACGGTGAAATTTAGCCCACTGCATTCTGGAAGCTGTGCTTATCAGACCCTCTTTTCCATTCTGTCCTCAGCTGACAGAGAAGAGACTCCTGGCACTgacagaagaagaaagggagcCCTCAATGTACCCCACTTCTCACTCTGACTCCACTCCATCACAGTCTGAGGAAGAGGATGAGGTCAGTGGTAAGGGCAAAGGAGAAGATGCTTCATGCCGAGCCATGAAGGCATCCTCTGGAAGCAAAGGCGTGAGAACCAGTCAGACAGAACTGCCCGCATCCGTAATCATTTCTTCCCTGGCCCCTCATTCGCAACAGCAATTGGGAAACAGAGATCTTGTGCCAAAGAGTGTCAGAGCTGCAGGAAGATCATCTCTTCACAAAAACAGCAATCGTGTGTCTCAGGAAGGAAATCCTTCACCCTCCTTGAAGACTTCAGATGGAGGACAAACAAAGCATTTATTAGGACAGGACCACATTAGAGACCACAGCATCAGAGTCACTCCTCAAGTCCAAAGGGTCAAGTCAGAAGCCACTCTAAATGTAACAGGAAATGGCAACTTTTCTGGAAAACAAGAAGGTAACAGAGCAGAAGAAGGAATTCCAAGACCCAGTATCACACAGCATTCAAAGCAAGATGGCAGCAAAGAAGACAAGGTGAAGGGTCAACTGGAGGTCCCAAAAGTAGCAGAAAAGAGCAGCCGAGTTGTCATAGTACAATTTCATAATGGAAGTCAGCTGGTTTGGAATAATGTAGAATCAGCCAACAATAAATATGCAAAACAATGTGGTAGCCAACAAGAGGAGATCAGATGTCTAAAAAAGCCTCTGGCTTTCCAGGAAATGAAGGATAATGTTTCAAAAGAGATGGACCATGATGAGAGAATTAATCAAGAGATGACCAAAATTGTATTTGGGGATCACGTAACAGGAGGTAATGCTCTGAAGTTGAACCTGAACAGACACAAAGAACTAAATTTTAGCCATGCAGAAAAAGTCACAGGTCAGGCACAACAGACAAGAGCTGAGGACACCTCAGATAAAAAAGAGTTTGGATGTAAGAACAGGGAGATGAAACCTCACTGGAACAGTCACATGAAAAAGAGTAGCCAGGAACACATTCACCATACAGGTGAAAAGCAAGATGGTTGCCAAGGAGAGATAGTGAGAGATCAGTGCCAGTTCCAAGTTATTTGGAAAGAAACAAAATCTACCCCTAATGTAACTGCAACCCATCCTGGGATTGTAGACACAAGTTGCCAAAGCTCGACAGGGCAAAGCAATCTAACTTCAGCTTCTCCAGATCCTGAAACTGAACTTGAGAGCCCCAAAACAAAGGTCCAGTCTCAAAAGAAGCCAGAGGTTGGCTGGAAACAAGCAAACACCACAAACATGAAGGATAACAGCCCTACCAAATTGTCTATAGAAAAGCTACAACTACAGAATCAGTCATCTCCCATTAAACATCAACAGCCAGATGACCCATCCACACCAGAAACCGATCAGGAAGTTGACTTAACTTCACATGCTGAACTCACCAGAGGAAATGGACAGCTGTTGTCTTCAACTCATTTGGGAGGTATAAGGATACTTGATGATCAAGTATCAGGCACAGACTCAGAGCGTATCCCATGTTTCACCTGTTTGGTGATGAAGACTCCATCTTTGAGGACCCAGAAGGACCTTGAGAGAGGCCAGAAGTCTCAGCAGCCACTTGCAGAGCAGTGCAAGGTCAACCCTTTAGTAGAAAGTTGTTCAGATGAGAAGCAGATTATAAAGCCCACTCTGAATCCTTCAGATCCTTTGGGCCTTAACATCTCAGCTGAGGCTGAAGGAGACAGCTGCAGTCCTGGTGGAGATCACATCCCTACATCCACCAGTCCTAGTAAAGCAGCCCCAATGCTTCCACCACAGACCATTCTCCAAGATAGCAGCAATAGCTCTAATAAGGTCGAACCCACCCAGAGATACGAGTTGAATGTTTCTCTTTCTTCCAAATTACTCAATGTGGAGAGTGACACAAAGAACACAAGTAAGACAGATGGCGGAGGCTTGAATCAGAGGGTCATTTTGTCAAATATTGTGCTACCAGAGCTCCCTGAAGCAAGAACAGAAGCTGGGCTTAAATACAGCActaaaagacaaaaacaagatgaagatgacgaGTTGTCCAATTTCTcctccttgcttgcttccaagcTCAGCCTCACAACCCCATTTGGTCATGGTCCTCTGTCCATGGAGCAAGTGAACATCCTTCCTCCTTTGCCCACAGATGCTGGGAAACACGGTGCTAAGACGAGGCATTCCACTCGGGGACAGACACCCCACAATATGGAACCCAGTCCAGCTGTCCTCCGTAGCCACAAGAGAAAAAACAACAGCTCAGGTACCCGGAGAAGCAAGCGTCTTCGCAATCAGTAACAGAGACTGTTCAAGAATGGAGACTGGCTCTCCTAAACCCCGGTACAGTATTGAGGTTCCTGTCCCAGCATTATCATTTTTGTTATCCTGCTGCGATTCAAAGCTCCATCCCTTGGCTGGACTGCAAAACATTACAGAGGCAAAGAGGAACAATGTGCTGAAATACAGTCTTTGGAGACAAACCTTCAGTGGAAGAAGACGGCCCCCTATTTGTTCATGTTTCTTAGCAAATTAAAAACATGTCAAATCACACTTGCTAGACTGTATGACCCTAGCTCTGAAAACTCACCACCTTGCCCTCACTGCACAAGGGAAACCTTGCTGTTATTCAATCTAATGTTGACTTCAGGTGACCCCCTGCTTAGCGGTTTTGGACATTTGAAGGGTGCAGCAGAAATCAGAGCAATTTCTATAGTTTCGTAGAGAATGGTCATTTTAAAAACCTAAGCAAAAACATAATTCCAGTCTAAGCAAGTTCTTCCCAAGACTATGAAATATGTAGAGTtgttaggtgatcccttgttgtccgagtatgattgtcctACAGGTGTAGTGTTCTGGAGGtagatacataggtgactgtggagtcctattcttgatccacatgttcttccactgtgaggacattggtttccaggtggaagacagtcccggtcagggttggcttgacacgccttcctcttgacgcatttctccctttcgccctagatttttgcctcttcaaattctacagcactgctagtcacagctgatctccagctagagcgctcaagggccagggtttcccagttctctctcGGTGTCTGTGCCACAGCTTTTAAGGtgagctttaagcccatctttaaatctcttttcctgcccaccaacattctgttttccattcttgagttgggagtggaATAAccgctttgggagatggtgattgggcattcggacaacgtggccagtccagcggagttgacgTAGGACCATGGCTTCagtgctgatggtctttgcttcttccagcacactgacatttgtctaccTGTTTCCCCGAGATTTGCAGGACTTTTCAAAAGCAATACTGATGGAATCGTAGATTATTATTTAGGTAACAAGAAAACTAAAA
This sequence is a window from Anolis carolinensis isolate JA03-04 chromosome 6, rAnoCar3.1.pri, whole genome shotgun sequence. Protein-coding genes within it:
- the nutm1 gene encoding NUT family member 1 isoform X1, whose amino-acid sequence is MSSQVHAPGPALSSCPPSAPSLLLPAFPGAALLVTSADAPGSKLIIKLKREGPIVGSAEEMPRTQTFFLTGMPLGWAAQRRDGLPGPGVRTVLLTKAGEDLGGRKPRVPETLPPARAPPSSDTSFACTSKGVYENYRRWQRYKALARRHFPTTPDAEALACFFIPVLRSLARLRPDMTLEDGVPRAVQEWEHSSNFERMIFYEMAEKFMEFEAEEEQQIQKMKLLANCSQFQAPAPKPTKPPMSPAPESGQQQVYIPKKSASKSRQPRRRQRRPPSTSATGAPREIPAEAVHQYAEIMEGLDTSWEEDEEKKEQGASKDLQGQEDGAFPDPALAQYIDQLCEDEEFVCKVEAVLHPQFMARLLSLEKNQDPLALVEELEEELNLTPNQLTEKRLLALTEEEREPSMYPTSHSDSTPSQSEEEDEVSGKGKGEDASCRAMKASSGSKGVRTSQTELPASVIISSLAPHSQQQLGNRDLVPKSVRAAGRSSLHKNSNRVSQEGNPSPSLKTSDGGQTKHLLGQDHIRDHSIRVTPQVQRVKSEATLNVTGNGNFSGKQEGNRAEEGIPRPSITQHSKQDGSKEDKVKGQLEVPKVAEKSSRVVIVQFHNGSQLVWNNVESANNKYAKQCGSQQEEIRCLKKPLAFQEMKDNVSKEMDHDERINQEMTKIVFGDHVTGGNALKLNLNRHKELNFSHAEKVTGQAQQTRAEDTSDKKEFGCKNREMKPHWNSHMKKSSQEHIHHTGEKQDGCQGEIVRDQCQFQVIWKETKSTPNVTATHPGIVDTSCQSSTGQSNLTSASPDPETELESPKTKVQSQKKPEVGWKQANTTNMKDNSPTKLSIEKLQLQNQSSPIKHQQPDDPSTPETDQEVDLTSHAELTRGNGQLLSSTHLGGIRILDDQVSGTDSERIPCFTCLVMKTPSLRTQKDLERGQKSQQPLAEQCKVNPLVESCSDEKQIIKPTLNPSDPLGLNISAEAEGDSCSPGGDHIPTSTSPSKAAPMLPPQTILQDSSNSSNKVEPTQRYELNVSLSSKLLNVESDTKNTSKTDGGGLNQRVILSNIVLPELPEARTEAGLKYSTKRQKQDEDDELSNFSSLLASKLSLTTPFGHGPLSMEQVNILPPLPTDAGKHGAKTRHSTRGQTPHNMEPSPAVLRSHKRKNNSSGTRRSKRLRNQ
- the nutm1 gene encoding NUT family member 1 isoform X2, yielding MTLEDGVPRAVQEWEHSSNFERMIFYEMAEKFMEFEAEEEQQIQKMKLLANCSQFQAPAPKPTKPPMSPAPESGQQQVYIPKKSASKSRQPRRRQRRPPSTSATGAPREIPAEAVHQYAEIMEGLDTSWEEDEEKKEQGASKDLQGQEDGAFPDPALAQYIDQLCEDEEFVCKVEAVLHPQFMARLLSLEKNQDPLALVEELEEELNLTPNQLTEKRLLALTEEEREPSMYPTSHSDSTPSQSEEEDEVSGKGKGEDASCRAMKASSGSKGVRTSQTELPASVIISSLAPHSQQQLGNRDLVPKSVRAAGRSSLHKNSNRVSQEGNPSPSLKTSDGGQTKHLLGQDHIRDHSIRVTPQVQRVKSEATLNVTGNGNFSGKQEGNRAEEGIPRPSITQHSKQDGSKEDKVKGQLEVPKVAEKSSRVVIVQFHNGSQLVWNNVESANNKYAKQCGSQQEEIRCLKKPLAFQEMKDNVSKEMDHDERINQEMTKIVFGDHVTGGNALKLNLNRHKELNFSHAEKVTGQAQQTRAEDTSDKKEFGCKNREMKPHWNSHMKKSSQEHIHHTGEKQDGCQGEIVRDQCQFQVIWKETKSTPNVTATHPGIVDTSCQSSTGQSNLTSASPDPETELESPKTKVQSQKKPEVGWKQANTTNMKDNSPTKLSIEKLQLQNQSSPIKHQQPDDPSTPETDQEVDLTSHAELTRGNGQLLSSTHLGGIRILDDQVSGTDSERIPCFTCLVMKTPSLRTQKDLERGQKSQQPLAEQCKVNPLVESCSDEKQIIKPTLNPSDPLGLNISAEAEGDSCSPGGDHIPTSTSPSKAAPMLPPQTILQDSSNSSNKVEPTQRYELNVSLSSKLLNVESDTKNTSKTDGGGLNQRVILSNIVLPELPEARTEAGLKYSTKRQKQDEDDELSNFSSLLASKLSLTTPFGHGPLSMEQVNILPPLPTDAGKHGAKTRHSTRGQTPHNMEPSPAVLRSHKRKNNSSGTRRSKRLRNQ